Proteins co-encoded in one Salvia splendens isolate huo1 chromosome 4, SspV2, whole genome shotgun sequence genomic window:
- the LOC121801453 gene encoding trihelix transcription factor ASIL1-like translates to MSDEDDNTMSLNEEKFPNQNVSYPQNDGKSYIDVEEDDDDDDDDDGVLRIGIDDYGGGGDTTDDDDDESGDPQRHPKKRKLKTLLSSYEFARRIPASLSPPVPKPSYGGRNPLLDWTERETSVLLDAWGERYLKQGRKSLRSEEWQEVSEKVSQGSQIERTDTQCRNRLDTLKKKYKKEKAKLGENNGSVACKWIYFTKMDGLLSSPTPQAGLSCGMDVFTSPKAYLNQPNGVNETRDSPVDSGGDGEGESEGLPPKRGSNGVFKMLADSIHKFSEIYQKIELSKRQQLVELEKMRMDFHRDMDLQKRQILEKAQADIEKIWHGDDEDNDASPENVSG, encoded by the coding sequence ATGAGTGATGAGGATGATAACACCATGTCCTTAAATGAGGAAAAGTTTCCTAATCAAAATGTCAGTTATCCTCAAAATGATGGAAAATCATATATTGATGTGGAGGAGGATGATGACGATGACGACGACGATGATGGTGTTCTGAGGATAGGTATAGATGATTATGGAGGTGGTGGCGACACCaccgatgatgatgatgacgagtCCGGTGATCCTCAGAGGCACCCGAAGAAGAGGAAGCTGAAAACCCTGCTGTCGAGCTATGAGTTTGCGCGTCGGATCCCAGCCTCACTCTCACCGCCGGTGCCAAAGCCATCGTATGGTGGGCGGAATCCGCTGCTGGATTGGACTGAGCGCGAGACCTCTGTCTTACTCGATGCGTGGGGCGAGAGGTATCTGAAGCAAGGGAGGAAGAGCCTCCGCTCCGAAGAGTGGCAGGAGGTCTCGGAGAAGGTGTCCCAGGGTTCACAGATTGAGAGAACCGACACTCAGTGTCGGAACCGTTTGGACACGTTGAAGAAGAAGTACAAGAAGGAGAAGGCCAAGCTGGGGGAGAATAACGGGAGTGTGGCTTGTAAGTGGATTTACTTCACCAAGATGGACGGGCTCTTGTCGTCTCCCACGCCGCAGGCAGGCCTCTCGTGCGGGATGGATGTGTTCACGAGCCCTAAGGCTTATCTGAACCAACCGAATGGGGTGAACGAGACGCGGGACAGTCCAGTAGACTCGGGTGGGGATGGAGAAGGCGAATCTGAGGGCCTCCCGCCAAAGAGGGGAAGCAACGGGGTGTTTAAAATGCTGGCTGACTCGATCCACAAGTTCAGCGAGATATACCAGAAGATCGAGCTGAGCAAGCGACAGCAACTGGTGGAGCTGGAGAAGATGAGAATGGACTTCCATAGAGACATGGACCTTCAGAAGAGGCAGATTCTTGAAAAGGCTCAAGCTGACATTGAAAAGATTTGGCATGGAGACGACGAGGACAACGACGCGTCGCCTGAGAATGTAAGTGGCTGA
- the LOC121797848 gene encoding pentatricopeptide repeat-containing protein At3g16010-like, with amino-acid sequence MESLNCMPNVVTYNTVIKALFESKAPVSEVVSWYEKMKASGVSPSAYTYSILIDGFCKKNSLEKALLMFEEMDEKGFPPCPAAYCSLINSLGWLKRYDAAHELFQELKENCGSSSARVYAVMIKHFGKCGRLSEAVDLFHEMKRHSCTPDVYAYNALMSAMVRAGMTDEAQSLFPRMGEDGCSPDLNSHNIILNGLARTGGPERAMEMFTTMKNSEMKPDAVSYNTLLGCLSRAGLFEEAARLMKEMRLNGLEYDVITYSSILEAVGKVDEDIKPAAC; translated from the coding sequence ATGGAATCATTGAACTGCATGCCGAATGTGGTGACTTACAACACTGTCATTAAAGCTCTGTTTGAATCAAAAGCCCCGGTATCTGAGGTCGTCTCGTGGTATGAGAAAATGAAAGCCAGTGGCGTAAGTCCTAGTGCATATACTTACTCAATTCTCATAGATGGGTTCTGCAAGAAAAATAGCTTAGAAAAAGCATTATTAATGTTCGAAGAGATGGATGAAAAGGGTTTTCCTCCATGTCCAGCTGCTTATTGCAGCTTAATCAACAGTCTTGGATGGTTAAAACGATATGATGCTGCTCACGAGTTATTCCAAGAACTAAAAGAAAACTGTGGATCCTCAAGTGCTCGTGTGTATGCTGTGATGATAAAACATTTTGGAAAATGCGGACGTTTGTCTGAGGCTGTCGATCTTTTCCATGAGATGAAGAGACACAGTTGCACTCCGGATGTGTATGCCTATAACGCTCTCATGTCAGCAATGGTGAGGGCTGGTATGACAGACGAGGCTCAGTCATTGTTTCCAAGAATGGGAGAAGATGGTTGTTCTCCTGATCTTAACTCACACAACATCATTCTGAATGGCTTGGCCAGAACAGGTGGGCCTGAAAGGGCAATGGAGATGTTCACAACAATGAAAAATTCTGAGATGAAGCCTGATGCTGTCTCCTATAATACGCTTCTAGGTTGCCTTAGTCGTGCCGGCTTGTTCGAAGAGGCTGCAAGGCTAATGAAAGAGATGCGCCTGAATGGTTTGGAATATGATGTCATAACTTACTCATCAATACTTGAGGCTGTTGGTAAAGTTGATGAAGATATTAAGCCTGCAGCTTGCTAA
- the LOC121797847 gene encoding heat shock 70 kDa protein 15-like isoform X1, translated as MSVVGFDVGNESGVVAVARQRGIDVVLNDESKRETPAIVCFGEKQRFLGTAGAASSMMNPKNTISQIKRFIGRKFSDAELQKDIKSLPFSVTEGPDGYPLIHAQYLGENRTFTPTQLLGMVLSDLKIIAEKNLNSAVVDCCIGIPVYFTDLQRRAVIDAATIAGLHPLHLIHETTATALAYGIYKTDLPENEPMNVAFVDVGHASMQVCIAAFKKGQLKILAHSYDQCLGGRDFDEVLFQHFAVKFKDEYKIDVYQNARACLRLRAACEKLKKMLSANPEAPLNIECLMDEKDVRGFIKRDEFEQISIPILERVRKPLEKALADAGLTTQDIHSVEVVGSGSRVPAIIKILTEFFGKEPRRTMNASECVAKGSALQCAILSPTFKVRDFQVNESFPFSIALSWKGSASDTQNGAADNQQSTIVFPKGNPIPSIKALTFYRSGTFTVDVQYADASELQTPPKISTYTIGPLQSTKGERAKLKVKVRLNLHGIVSVESAVLLEEEEVEVPVVKEAAKEGTKMETDDAHPSSTETDVNMQDAKTDGPGAENGGSESGDKTSQMETDKVEAPKKKVKKINVPVSEIIYGGLAASDVQKAVEKEFEMALQDRVMEETKDKKNAVEAYVYDMRNKLHDKYHEFVTESDREQLISRLQEVEDWLYEDGEDETKGVYIAKLDELKKQGDPIEERFKEHSERGTVINQLIYCINSYREAAMSNDSKFDHIDLAEKQKVLSDCVEAEAWLREKQQHQDTLPKYTSPVLLSADVRKKAESLDRSCRPIMMKPKPAAKPSTPEPASPAAPSGGESPQATENGQAGTASEDPQPAAEPMETDKPESGPSSS; from the exons ATGAGTGTGGTAGGTTTTGATGTTGGCAATGAAAGTGGTGTTGTTGCTGTTGCAAGGCAAAGAGGGATCGATGTTGTGCTCAACGATGAGTCCAAGCGTGAAACTCCTGCTATCGTATGTTTTGGCGAGAAGCAGCGATTCCTTGGAACTGCAGGGGCTGCATCAAGTATGATGAATCCAAAAAATACGATATCACAGATAAAACGTTTTATTGGACGTAAATTTTCAGATGCTGAGTTGCAGAAGGATATCAAATCATTGCCATTTTCAGTCACTGAAGGGCCTGATGGATATCCCTTGATTCATGCTCAGTATTTGGGAGAAAATAGGACCTTCACACCTACTCAGCTTTTAGGAATGGTTCTTTCTGATTTAAAGATCATTGCAGAAAAGAACTTAAATTCTGCCGTTGTGGACTGCTGCATCGGGATACCTGTTTACTTCACCGATCTGCAGAGAAGAGCTGTTATAGATGCTGCGACTATTGCTGGTTTGCACCCTCTTCATCTCATTCATGAGACAACAGCTACCGCATTAGCTTATGGTATTTACAAGACTGATTTACCTGAAAATGAACCAATGAATGTTGCATTTGTCGATGTTGGTCATGCCAGTATGCAAGTATGCATTGCTGCCTTCAAGAAAGGTCAACTGAAGATATTGGCTCATTCTTATGATCAGTGTTTGGGTGGAAGGGATTTTGATGAGGTTCTTTTTCAACATTTTGCTGTGAAATTCAAGGATGAGTACAAGATTGATGTTTATCAAAATGCAAGGGCTTGCTTGAGATTGCGTGCTGCTTGTGAGAAGTTGAAAAAGATGCTTAGCGCAAATCCTGAGGCACCTCTGAACATCGAGTGCTTGATGGACGAGAAGGATGTCAGAGGTTTTATTAAGAGAGATGAGTTTGAGCAGATTAGTATTCCAATTTTGGAACGTGTGAGAAAGCCTTTGGAGAAGGCTCTTGCTGATGCTGGACTGACTACTCAGGATATACATTCTGTTGAAGTTGTTGGTTCAGGCTCTCGAGTTCCTGcgataattaaaatattgacgGAGTTTTTTGGGAAGGAGCCTAGACGAACAATGAATGCTAGTGAATGTGTGGCGAAAGGCAGTGCTCTACAATGTGCTATTCTCAGCCCCACGTTCAAAGTTCGAGATTTTCAG GTTAATGAGAGTTTTCCATTTTCCATTGCTTTGTCATGGAAAGGATCAGCATCTGATACACAAAATGGAGCTGCTGATAATCAGCAGAGCACTATTGTATTCCCCAAGGGTAATCCCATACCAAGTATTAAGGCGTTGACTTTCTACAGATCTGGGACCTTTACTGTAGATGTACAATATGCCGATGCTAGTGAATTACAGACACCTCCAAAGATTAGTACTTACACG ATTGGACCTCTCCAGTCCACAAAAGGTGAAAGGGCAAAGTTGAAGGTCAAAGTGCGTCTGAATCTTCATGGCATTGTCTCGGTTGAGTCTGCAGTG CTCTTAGAAGAGGAAGAGGTGGAAGTTCCAGTTGTGAAAGAGGCAGCTAAAGAGGGGACCAAGATGGAAACAGATGATGCTCATCCCAGCAGCACTGAAACTGATGTCAATATGCAAGATGCTAAGACCGATGGTCCTGGAGCTGAAAATGGTGGCTCTGAATCAGGAGATAAGACATCTCAGATGGAAACCGATAAG GTTGAGGCACCAAAGAAGAAGGTTAAGAAAATTAATGTCCCTGTATCAGAAATTATATATGGAGGTCTCGCTGCTTCTGATGTGCAAAAAGCTGTGGAGAAGGAGTTTGAGATGGCATTGCAGGATCGTGTTATGGAAGAAACTAAAGATAAAAAGAATGCTGTAGAAGCTTACGTTTATGACATGCGGAACAAG CTTCATGACAAATATCACGAGTTCGTGACAGAATCAGATAGAGAGCAGCTTATTTCTAGACTCCAGGAGGTGGAAGATTGGTTGTATGAGGATGGCGAGGATGAAACAAAAGGAGTTTATATTGCTAAGCTGGATGAGCTCAAGAAG CAAGGTGATCCCATCGAGGAGCGCTTCAAGGAGCATTCCGAGAGAGGAACTGTGATCAACCAGCTTATTTATTGCATCAACAGTTACAGGGAAGCAGCAATGTCGAACGATTCCAAGTTTGATCACATTGACCTAGCCGAGAAACAAAAG GTTTTGAGTGATTGTGTTGAAGCTGAAGCTTGGCTTAGAGAGAAGCAGCAGCACCAGGATACACTCCCAAAGTACACGTCTCCCGTTCTCTTGTCTGCTGACGTTAGGAAGAAGGCTGAATCTCTTGACAG GTCGTGTAGGCCGATCATGATGAAGCCAAAGCCAGCGGCGAAACCATCCACTCCCGAGCCAGCTTCCCCAGCAGCGCCTTCTGGAGGTGAATCTCCTCAAGCAACAGAGAATGGCCAAGCTGGTACCGCAAGCGAAGACCCTCAGCCTGCTGCGGAGCCAATGGAAACAGATAAACCCGAGAGTGGACCGAGCTCGTCTTAA
- the LOC121797847 gene encoding heat shock 70 kDa protein 14-like isoform X2 gives MMNPKNTISQIKRFIGRKFSDAELQKDIKSLPFSVTEGPDGYPLIHAQYLGENRTFTPTQLLGMVLSDLKIIAEKNLNSAVVDCCIGIPVYFTDLQRRAVIDAATIAGLHPLHLIHETTATALAYGIYKTDLPENEPMNVAFVDVGHASMQVCIAAFKKGQLKILAHSYDQCLGGRDFDEVLFQHFAVKFKDEYKIDVYQNARACLRLRAACEKLKKMLSANPEAPLNIECLMDEKDVRGFIKRDEFEQISIPILERVRKPLEKALADAGLTTQDIHSVEVVGSGSRVPAIIKILTEFFGKEPRRTMNASECVAKGSALQCAILSPTFKVRDFQVNESFPFSIALSWKGSASDTQNGAADNQQSTIVFPKGNPIPSIKALTFYRSGTFTVDVQYADASELQTPPKISTYTIGPLQSTKGERAKLKVKVRLNLHGIVSVESAVLLEEEEVEVPVVKEAAKEGTKMETDDAHPSSTETDVNMQDAKTDGPGAENGGSESGDKTSQMETDKVEAPKKKVKKINVPVSEIIYGGLAASDVQKAVEKEFEMALQDRVMEETKDKKNAVEAYVYDMRNKLHDKYHEFVTESDREQLISRLQEVEDWLYEDGEDETKGVYIAKLDELKKQGDPIEERFKEHSERGTVINQLIYCINSYREAAMSNDSKFDHIDLAEKQKVLSDCVEAEAWLREKQQHQDTLPKYTSPVLLSADVRKKAESLDRSCRPIMMKPKPAAKPSTPEPASPAAPSGGESPQATENGQAGTASEDPQPAAEPMETDKPESGPSSS, from the exons ATGATGAATCCAAAAAATACGATATCACAGATAAAACGTTTTATTGGACGTAAATTTTCAGATGCTGAGTTGCAGAAGGATATCAAATCATTGCCATTTTCAGTCACTGAAGGGCCTGATGGATATCCCTTGATTCATGCTCAGTATTTGGGAGAAAATAGGACCTTCACACCTACTCAGCTTTTAGGAATGGTTCTTTCTGATTTAAAGATCATTGCAGAAAAGAACTTAAATTCTGCCGTTGTGGACTGCTGCATCGGGATACCTGTTTACTTCACCGATCTGCAGAGAAGAGCTGTTATAGATGCTGCGACTATTGCTGGTTTGCACCCTCTTCATCTCATTCATGAGACAACAGCTACCGCATTAGCTTATGGTATTTACAAGACTGATTTACCTGAAAATGAACCAATGAATGTTGCATTTGTCGATGTTGGTCATGCCAGTATGCAAGTATGCATTGCTGCCTTCAAGAAAGGTCAACTGAAGATATTGGCTCATTCTTATGATCAGTGTTTGGGTGGAAGGGATTTTGATGAGGTTCTTTTTCAACATTTTGCTGTGAAATTCAAGGATGAGTACAAGATTGATGTTTATCAAAATGCAAGGGCTTGCTTGAGATTGCGTGCTGCTTGTGAGAAGTTGAAAAAGATGCTTAGCGCAAATCCTGAGGCACCTCTGAACATCGAGTGCTTGATGGACGAGAAGGATGTCAGAGGTTTTATTAAGAGAGATGAGTTTGAGCAGATTAGTATTCCAATTTTGGAACGTGTGAGAAAGCCTTTGGAGAAGGCTCTTGCTGATGCTGGACTGACTACTCAGGATATACATTCTGTTGAAGTTGTTGGTTCAGGCTCTCGAGTTCCTGcgataattaaaatattgacgGAGTTTTTTGGGAAGGAGCCTAGACGAACAATGAATGCTAGTGAATGTGTGGCGAAAGGCAGTGCTCTACAATGTGCTATTCTCAGCCCCACGTTCAAAGTTCGAGATTTTCAG GTTAATGAGAGTTTTCCATTTTCCATTGCTTTGTCATGGAAAGGATCAGCATCTGATACACAAAATGGAGCTGCTGATAATCAGCAGAGCACTATTGTATTCCCCAAGGGTAATCCCATACCAAGTATTAAGGCGTTGACTTTCTACAGATCTGGGACCTTTACTGTAGATGTACAATATGCCGATGCTAGTGAATTACAGACACCTCCAAAGATTAGTACTTACACG ATTGGACCTCTCCAGTCCACAAAAGGTGAAAGGGCAAAGTTGAAGGTCAAAGTGCGTCTGAATCTTCATGGCATTGTCTCGGTTGAGTCTGCAGTG CTCTTAGAAGAGGAAGAGGTGGAAGTTCCAGTTGTGAAAGAGGCAGCTAAAGAGGGGACCAAGATGGAAACAGATGATGCTCATCCCAGCAGCACTGAAACTGATGTCAATATGCAAGATGCTAAGACCGATGGTCCTGGAGCTGAAAATGGTGGCTCTGAATCAGGAGATAAGACATCTCAGATGGAAACCGATAAG GTTGAGGCACCAAAGAAGAAGGTTAAGAAAATTAATGTCCCTGTATCAGAAATTATATATGGAGGTCTCGCTGCTTCTGATGTGCAAAAAGCTGTGGAGAAGGAGTTTGAGATGGCATTGCAGGATCGTGTTATGGAAGAAACTAAAGATAAAAAGAATGCTGTAGAAGCTTACGTTTATGACATGCGGAACAAG CTTCATGACAAATATCACGAGTTCGTGACAGAATCAGATAGAGAGCAGCTTATTTCTAGACTCCAGGAGGTGGAAGATTGGTTGTATGAGGATGGCGAGGATGAAACAAAAGGAGTTTATATTGCTAAGCTGGATGAGCTCAAGAAG CAAGGTGATCCCATCGAGGAGCGCTTCAAGGAGCATTCCGAGAGAGGAACTGTGATCAACCAGCTTATTTATTGCATCAACAGTTACAGGGAAGCAGCAATGTCGAACGATTCCAAGTTTGATCACATTGACCTAGCCGAGAAACAAAAG GTTTTGAGTGATTGTGTTGAAGCTGAAGCTTGGCTTAGAGAGAAGCAGCAGCACCAGGATACACTCCCAAAGTACACGTCTCCCGTTCTCTTGTCTGCTGACGTTAGGAAGAAGGCTGAATCTCTTGACAG GTCGTGTAGGCCGATCATGATGAAGCCAAAGCCAGCGGCGAAACCATCCACTCCCGAGCCAGCTTCCCCAGCAGCGCCTTCTGGAGGTGAATCTCCTCAAGCAACAGAGAATGGCCAAGCTGGTACCGCAAGCGAAGACCCTCAGCCTGCTGCGGAGCCAATGGAAACAGATAAACCCGAGAGTGGACCGAGCTCGTCTTAA